GTGAGGAAGCAATTGCACGTATGAAACGCGCACTGAGTGAATTTGTAATTGAAGGCGTATCAACAACGATACCATTCCATATTAAATTACTTGAGCACGAGAAATTTGTAAGTGGCGAGTTTAACACGAAGTTTTTAGAACTCCATAAAGTAATGGAGTAAATGATGTGGAGGTGCCGTTATGAGTGAGTATAACGCATTGGAAATGAATCAAAATGATACGAGCCTAGGGAAAGTGGAAATTGCACCTGAAGTAATCGAAGTGATTGCAGGAATTGCTGCTTCTGAAATTGAAGGAGTAGCGGAGATGCGTGGAAATTTTGCTGCAGGCGTTGTAGAACGATTTGGCAAAAAAAATCACGGAAAAGGCGTAAAGGTAGATTTGACGGAAGAAGGAATTGTCATTGACGTTTATTGTGTAATGGAATTTGGTGTTTCAATTCCCACTGTCGCTCAAAAAGTACAAGACAATATTCGCCAAGCATTGCTTAACATGACTGCTTTAGAAATCAATGAAATCAATATTCACATCGTTGGTATTCAGTTTGAACAAAAGCAAGCAGAAGTTGAAATTGAAGAAGAAATGTAATTCAAGGGGGGTTCAGATATCCGTCCTTTTCGGATGTCTGAACATCCTTTTTTTTATTCCTTAATTATGGGCTATGTCCGAAGGGTGAGTTTGTAGGTGGAGGGCTCATCTAACGATGTCATTGGCTTGACTACTATAATTGCCTCTTGCTTATCTGATTCCGCGAACTCCGTCCAGCTCAATTTGTTGAGTCGCGCCATTGGAGTGTCATCCCCCTCATACATTCGATTATTTTTTACTAAAAAAAGAAATAATGGTTACGAGAACAGTTTGGATTATAAAGTGGTTCACATTATTTAATTTTTTAATCTTTCTGAATATAACCTAACTTGAACTTTCATGTGCTTCGACGGCACAAATATGGTATTATTCATTTATGACAATTCGACAAGATTGATTAGAAGAATAAAGGAGTAAGAAAATGAAACGGAGAACAGCAAGAGAAAAAGCATTACAGGCACTGTTTCAAGTCGACCTTTCTGATATCCCACCAAATGAAGCGATTGAACACGTTCTGGATGGTAAAGAAGGAGACGAGTTTTTAAATCGTCTTGTTCATGGCACAATTGAACATTTACAGACAATCGATGAGCTAATAAAACCGCACTTAATGAAATGGAAGCTTGAACGTTTAGCGAACGTCGATCGAACAATTTTGCGAATGGCCACTTTCGAAATGAGATTTGAGGAAAGCATTCCACATGACGTTTCTATAAATGAAGCGATCGAGCTTGCGAAAACATTTGGTGATGAAAAGTCCAGTCGATTTGTGAACGGTGTCCTCTCAAATGTGAAAAATTCTATCACAGAATAATAGCATGATTAGGAGGAAGACGATGACTGCAACGATTTTAAGTGGAAAAGAGCTAGCGACGAAAAAGCGCGAACAATTGAAGCTAGAGGTAGAGCGCCTGAAGGCAGAGGGGGTTTCCCCTAAATTAGTCATTATTTTAGTTGGGAATGATCCGGCTTCTATATCTTACATTAAAGGAAAGCAGAAAGCGTCGGAAGAAACAGGTGTTGACTTTCATTTAGATCATTTACCAGAGTCAACATCTGAAGAAGAGTTGGTTAAGTTAATTGAACATTATAATGAGAAGGAAGATGTGGACGGCATTTTAGTTCAGTTACCACTTCCAGATCACATAAATGAAAAAACGGTGATAGAAACAATTTCACCTGAAAAAGACGTAGATGGTTTTCATCCTATTAATGTAGGAAGAATGTTAACGGGTCAAGAAGCATTTTTGCCATGTACACCTGCTGGTATTGTTGAAATGATTAAAGCAGCGGATATTGAATTAGCTGGCAAACATGTCGTCGTAGTTGGACGAAGTAATATTGTTGGTAAACCTGTAGGGCAACTGCTATTAAATGAAAATGCGACCGTAACGTATTGTCATTCAAAAACAGGAGACTTAAAAAAATTCACGAGTGAAGCAGATGTACTAATCGTTGCAGTAGGAAGAGCGAATATGATTACGAGCGAGCATATTAAAGATGGAGCAGTCGTTATTGATGTCGGAGTGAATCGTTTGGAGACGGGGAAATTGGTCGGAGATGTTGCATTTGATGAAGCAATCAATAAGGCTAGTGTCATTACACCTGTTCCAGGTGGAGTCGGTCCGATGACCATTACGATGCTCGTGTCAAATACAGTCATATCTGCTAAAAAGCGTCTTTCATAAGTTCTGAAGCTATCAGTGGTTGTACCGCTGATAGCTTATTTTGCACGGAGACCCTTTTGGAATTTTGTCATAGATAAAGGAGTTTTAATGATGACAGATATTAAATATGTCACCGTCACTGCCTTAACAAAATACATAAAACGAAAATTTGATGTTGATCCACATCTCCAAGATATATGGATTAAAGGTGAGCTTTCCAATGTCAAAATGCATAGTAGAGGTCACATGTATTTTACGTTAAAAGACCAAGGTGCTAGAATACAAGCGGTAATGTTTGCTGGGCAAAATCGCCAACTTAAATTTCGTCCAGAAGATGGTATGAAAGTTCTTATTCGCGGTGAAATATCGGTGTATGAACCGAGTGGTACGTATCAAATCTACGCGAAAGAAATGCAACCGGATGGTGTCGGAAGTCTCTACTTAGCTTATGAAGAGCTGAAAAGAAAGCTAGAGGGTGAAGGTCTATTTGATCAACGATATAAAAAATCTATTCCTTTATACCCTCAAGTCATAGGGGTCGTTACTTCTCCAACGGGAGCAGCGATTCGTGATATATTAACAACTATAAAACGAAGGTATCCGATGGGAAAGGTGATTTTATTCCCTGCTCTTGTTCAAGGGGTTGAAGCAAGTAAGTCGATTGCAAAACAGATAAAATGTGCTAATGAACGGAATGATATCGACGTATTAATTGTTGGAAGAGGTGGAGGTTCAATTGAAGAGCTATGGGCTTTCAATGAAGAAATCGTGGCTAGAGAAATATATCATTCTTCGGTTCCGATCATATCAGCCGTTGGACATGAAACGGATTATACAATAGCAGATTTTGTTGCTGATATGAGGGCCCCTACTCCGACTGGTGCAGCTGAGTTAGCCGTTCCTCATTATTCAGAATTATTGGAACGCGTTTCGAATAGAAAAATGCTCCTCATACGTCAAATGAATGAAAAGATAAGATTTGAAAAAGGGCGATTAAGTCGATTGCAAAAATCGTATGCATTCAAGTATCCAAAACAGCTTTATGCACAAAAAGATCAACAATTGGATTTAGCAGTGGAGCGTTTAATACGAATTTCTCGTCAACGTCTTAAAGAGAAACAGTCAGAGCTTAACATGCTAGAAAAGCAATTACAGCATCAACATCCAAAAGCAAAACTAGATCAATTTAAAGAACATCAGCAACGTTTACAGCGGATGATTATCCGTGAGATGGAACGATTATTAAAAGCAAAACAATCTTCTTTTGCTACTAGTGTTTCAAAGTTAAATGCTTTAAGTCCATTAAAGATTATGGAAAGAGGATATAGCCTCGTTTATAAGAATGATGATTTAGTGAAGAGTATAGAACAAGTTCGTGAAGAAGAGCGAATTAAAATAAAAATGCAAGATGGTACGATACATTGTAAAGTTGTTGATGTGAATAAGGAGGATCTCGTATGAGTGATAAAAAAGAATTAACTTTTGAAGAAGCGATGAATGAGCTTGAAGAAATTGTTGGAAAACTCGAAGAAGGAGATGTTCCGTTAGAAAAAGCGATTCAGTTTTTCCAAGAAGGAATGAAATTATCAAAGCTCTGTCATGAGAAGCTATCCCATGCTGAAAAGCAGATGGACTATATTTTAACAGAAAATGGGGAGTTAGAACCATTTGAAATTCAGGAGGAAAAAGAGGCATAATGGAGCGAATTTCATCCTTTTTAAAAAAAAGAAAAAGTGAAATTGAAGAGATATTACCGACATTTGTGAGTAGTTTGCAAGCGCCTGAAACGATAAAGGAATCAATGGTTTACTCCTTAAGCGCTGGTGGAAAGAGAATTCGACCTGCACTTGTTTTAGCTATGTTACATTCTTATGGTCGAAATGAAAAAATTGGTTTCCCTATTGCTTGTGCAATCGAGATGATACACACGTACTCGTTAATTCATGATGATTTGCCATGTATGGATGATGATGATTTAAGAAGAGGGAAACCTACTAACCATAAAGTCTTTGGTGAAGCAATGGCTGTTCTAGCTGGAGATGGGCTCTTAACCGAAAGTTTTCGTATTGTGGCAGAACAAGAAGAATTGCCTTTTTCCAAACGAATCCAACTGATTATTGAGCTTGCGAAAGCAGCAGGTGTGGAAGGAATGGTAGGAGGTCAAGTCTTGGATATTGAAGGCGAGGGTCAAGCTCTCACATTAGAAGAACTGAAATCTATTCACGAGCATAAAACGGGGAAATTGTTAGAAGTAAGTATGGTAGCGGGAGCGATTCTTTCCGATGCCCCAAATCAGGAAATTCAAGTTATTCGAAAAATAGCCTACCATTTAGGAATCGCTTTTCAAATTCGAGATGATATTTTAGATATTGAAGGCGAAGAAGAAAAAATAGGAAAGCCGGTTGGTTCTGACACATTAAATGAAAAAACAACTTACCCATCCTTGTTAACAATGGAGGGAGCGAAAACAAAATTAGTTGAACATGTGGAAACTGCAAAACAATATTTGCATACATTATCCATAAATACAGAATTATTGGAAGAACTTTGTGACCTTATAGCATCAAGGGATCATTAAGATTTTCAAACATTGAATAAGTCAGACCTATATGCTATAATAGTCGCTAGAATCTTACTGGGTGGTGCAGTATTCTAGTCAGCCCTCCAGTTCTGAAGGCGGGCCTAAAAATCCGCTAAAGGGCACATCGATGAAGTTCCTTGTGTTGGCTTGAGGCGCCCAGCCTTGGGTTGATGCTGGGAGTTAAGGTTAGAGGGCGATCCACAAAGGCATGTGGGCGTTGACCCTCTTTCCGCGGAGGCCCATTTGCGTATCCACATTTGTGAGGTATGGAATGGGGTATGAACCTGCTTACGTCCAATAAAAAGGGCGGGCAGCGTAGCCTGCCTTGAGTGGAGTTTGAGGGGATTATGGTTAAATAGTAACCTTTTCATATGGCCAATGAAAGGGTTGCTGTATGCCATATGAAATCAACTCTGCAAAAGAGGCTAGGAACTGGCTAAAGGCTGTTGAGGAAAACTCCTAGACTGTTTGCATCCTGCAACATATGTAAAGGATTATAGTACGGACTAAGTGGTAATCCAGTCTAGCAATTGGCGACAATGCTAAGTTACGTTTAAAGGGAAACCGCCAGAGTGGCAACGCTCGGTACGTAGCTGGGAAAACCTACTGGACCTAAGCCGTAATTTTTACTTTATGTATGACCACCCACCCTTTACATAGTAAAATTTATCGTTTATTTCATATAAAATATAAAAAAGGTATAGGTGTAAAAAAACAAAAATGAAGGAATTATTTCGACAATCCATTAAATGGAGCTTTAGTATCGCCGTTATCACGTTCGTGTTAGCGGCTCTTTTTTCAGTTATATCCAATTCAACATTAAGTGGGGTTGGTTGGACAATAGGAATGGTCATTGTTCTCATCATCGTATTAGTGGGAATCTTTTTTGATATGTTAGGTATTGCTGCTACAGCAGCCAACGAAGTACCATTTCATGCAATGGCATCGAAAAAGATAGCGGGAGCACGTCATTCCATCGTCATTATTCGAAATGCAGATCGTTTTGCAAACTTCTGTAATGACGTCATTGGAGATATTTCAGGGATAATTAGTGGTACGGCTTCAGCCATTGTTGTTCTACAATTAACATTAAATTTTCATTATGAACAAGGATCTGCCTTTGAATTAGTGGTTTCTGTTATCTTCACAAGTGTCGTAGCTGCTTTAACAGTAGGCGGAAAATCTCTTGGTAAAACGTTTGCTATTCAATATTCTACAGATATAATATTTCAAGTCGGAAAACTATTTTATTTTTTAGAAAACCGGTTTAATATTGTATTGTTAAAAGAAAACAAAGGTAAAAATAAAAAGAATCGAAACCAGAATCGAAAGTGAGTGGTCCTTTTGGATCTATTATCTATAAAGAATCCATCATTTCTAAAAAAACTATCGAATCAAGAGCTAGAAACATTAAGTGAAGAGATTCGATCATTTTTAATTAACAAATTATCCGTAACCGGAGGACATATTGGACCGAACCTTGGTGTCGTTGAATTAACGATTGCATTACACAAAGTGTTTGATAGTCCGAAAGATAAGTTTATCTGGGATGTTGGCCACCAATCATATGTTCACAAAATTTTAACTGGAAGAGCTGCCCAGTTTGATACACTTAGACAATACAAAGGGTTATCTGGCTTTCCGAAGCGTTCTGAAAGTGAACATGATGTATGGGAAACAGGACACAGCTCGACTTCGTTATCGGCTGCAATGGGAATGGTCATAGCTCGTGATTTAAAAGGGACAGATGAGCATATCATTCCGATTATCGGTGACGGTGCGTTAACGGGTGGTATGGCACTGGAGGCGCTAAATCATATCGGTCATGAACAGAAAGATATAATCGTCGTCTTAAATGACAATGAAATGTCAATTGCGCCGAACGTAGGTGCTCTTCATAATGTTTTAGGAAGACTTCGGACTGCAGGAAAGTATCATTGGGTGAAAGATGAATTAGAATATTTACTCAAGAAAGTCCCAGCGGTAGGGGGGAAACTAGCTTCCACTGCTGAACGCGTAAAAGATAGTTTAAAGTA
The Bacillus kexueae DNA segment above includes these coding regions:
- the folD gene encoding bifunctional methylenetetrahydrofolate dehydrogenase/methenyltetrahydrofolate cyclohydrolase FolD; this translates as MTATILSGKELATKKREQLKLEVERLKAEGVSPKLVIILVGNDPASISYIKGKQKASEETGVDFHLDHLPESTSEEELVKLIEHYNEKEDVDGILVQLPLPDHINEKTVIETISPEKDVDGFHPINVGRMLTGQEAFLPCTPAGIVEMIKAADIELAGKHVVVVGRSNIVGKPVGQLLLNENATVTYCHSKTGDLKKFTSEADVLIVAVGRANMITSEHIKDGAVVIDVGVNRLETGKLVGDVAFDEAINKASVITPVPGGVGPMTITMLVSNTVISAKKRLS
- the nusB gene encoding transcription antitermination factor NusB, coding for MKRRTAREKALQALFQVDLSDIPPNEAIEHVLDGKEGDEFLNRLVHGTIEHLQTIDELIKPHLMKWKLERLANVDRTILRMATFEMRFEESIPHDVSINEAIELAKTFGDEKSSRFVNGVLSNVKNSITE
- a CDS encoding polyprenyl synthetase family protein, with product MMERISSFLKKRKSEIEEILPTFVSSLQAPETIKESMVYSLSAGGKRIRPALVLAMLHSYGRNEKIGFPIACAIEMIHTYSLIHDDLPCMDDDDLRRGKPTNHKVFGEAMAVLAGDGLLTESFRIVAEQEELPFSKRIQLIIELAKAAGVEGMVGGQVLDIEGEGQALTLEELKSIHEHKTGKLLEVSMVAGAILSDAPNQEIQVIRKIAYHLGIAFQIRDDILDIEGEEEKIGKPVGSDTLNEKTTYPSLLTMEGAKTKLVEHVETAKQYLHTLSINTELLEELCDLIASRDH
- a CDS encoding exodeoxyribonuclease VII small subunit; its protein translation is MSDKKELTFEEAMNELEEIVGKLEEGDVPLEKAIQFFQEGMKLSKLCHEKLSHAEKQMDYILTENGELEPFEIQEEKEA
- the xseA gene encoding exodeoxyribonuclease VII large subunit yields the protein MTDIKYVTVTALTKYIKRKFDVDPHLQDIWIKGELSNVKMHSRGHMYFTLKDQGARIQAVMFAGQNRQLKFRPEDGMKVLIRGEISVYEPSGTYQIYAKEMQPDGVGSLYLAYEELKRKLEGEGLFDQRYKKSIPLYPQVIGVVTSPTGAAIRDILTTIKRRYPMGKVILFPALVQGVEASKSIAKQIKCANERNDIDVLIVGRGGGSIEELWAFNEEIVAREIYHSSVPIISAVGHETDYTIADFVADMRAPTPTGAAELAVPHYSELLERVSNRKMLLIRQMNEKIRFEKGRLSRLQKSYAFKYPKQLYAQKDQQLDLAVERLIRISRQRLKEKQSELNMLEKQLQHQHPKAKLDQFKEHQQRLQRMIIREMERLLKAKQSSFATSVSKLNALSPLKIMERGYSLVYKNDDLVKSIEQVREEERIKIKMQDGTIHCKVVDVNKEDLV
- a CDS encoding Asp23/Gls24 family envelope stress response protein, which translates into the protein MSEYNALEMNQNDTSLGKVEIAPEVIEVIAGIAASEIEGVAEMRGNFAAGVVERFGKKNHGKGVKVDLTEEGIVIDVYCVMEFGVSIPTVAQKVQDNIRQALLNMTALEINEINIHIVGIQFEQKQAEVEIEEEM